Below is a genomic region from Actinomycetota bacterium.
CGGAGATGACGTAGAAGACGGCCGTGCTCACCGCCACCACCAGCAGGCTCGATGCTTCGTCGGGCAGGAGTCCCATATGGGGGGTTCTGCCCCGAGGGAGGGGCTTCGGAACCTAGTGGTCCCGGCGCGCCCGGACGAGCGGGAGCACGAACCAGATCGAGACGGTGATGACCGCCACCACCGCCGTGGTCACCGCGGCCAGCGCGGTGGCGTAGACGAAGGAGGTCACGAGGTAGACGCTGCAAGCGATGGCGAGGGCGAGGAAGACGGCTCCCGCGATCGCCAGGCGCGACGAGATCCTCAGCACCCCCTCCTTGTCGTGCTGCCGCCAGCGGAGCCGGTGCATGACGCTGGGCCCGATCAGCAGCGGCGATGCGATCCCGGCGGAGAGGAACGCCGCGAAGTACACGCCCCTCTCGACGGCGCTGACGCTCTCGAAGTTGTCGCTGAACGGCAGGATCAACAGGAAAGCGAACAGGACCTGCAGCCCCGGCATCGAGACCCGCAGCTCCTGCAGGAGCTCCTCGTACTCCTGGTCGAGCTCTCTCTCCGATCGCTGGGTCATGGTCTCCCGGTTGGACGCCGGCCTTGCCGTACCTGAGCCTGTATGTCCGGACGCGAGACGAGGATAAGAGGAGCGAGCCATGTCCTTCAGCGATGTGACGCCCCCCCAGGGAGGAACCATCTCCATCTCGGACGGGGTCCTGAACGTCCCCGACGACCCCGTCCTCCCGTACATCCGGGGAGACGGGACCGGCCCGGACATCTGGAACGCCTCCCAGCTGGTGTTCGACGCGGCCGTCGAGAAGGCGTACGGCGGCTCGAAGAAGGTGACCTGGTTCGAGGTGTACGCGGGCCAGGACGCGTTCGACCGCTTCGGGACCTGGCTCCCGGACGACACGGTCGAGGCCTTCCGCACCTACCTCGTGGGGATCAAAGGCCCCCTGACGACGCCGGTGGGGGGCGGGATCCGCTCGCTCAACGTCGCGCTGAGGCAGATGCTGGACCTGTACGTATGCCTGCGTCCGGTGCGCTGGTACCGCGGGGTGCCGTCCCCGGTCCGCCACCCCGAGAAGGTGGACATGGTGATCTTCCGTGAGAACACCGAGGACATCTACGCGGGGATCGAATGGGAGGCGGAGACGCCTGAGGCGAAGAAGGTCATCGAGTTCGTCCAGGACGAGATGGGGATGCGCAAGATCCGCTTCCCCGAGACGAGCGGCATCGGGATCAAGCCGGTCTCCCGGGAGGGCACGGAGCGCCTCGTCCGCGCCGCCCTGAACTACGCGATCGCCAACGGGCGGTCATCGGTGACCCTCGTGCACAAGGGCAACATCATGAAGTTCACCGAGGGAGCCTTCCGGGACTGGGGCTACGAGCTCACGCGCAAGGAGTACGAGGGACGAGCGGTGGGTTGGGACGACTGCGGGGGGAATCCGCCGTCCGGGCAGATCCTCGTGAAGGACGCGATAGCCGATATCGCCCTGCAGCAGGTGCTGACCCGACCGGACGAGTTCGACGTCATAGCCACCATGAACCTCAACGGGGACTACCTGTCCGACGCCCTGGCCGCGCAGGTCGGCGGGATCGGGATAGCCCCGGGGGGCAACATCAACTACGACACCGGACACGCCGTCTTCGAGGCCACCCACGGGACGGCTCCGAAGTATGCGGGTCAGGACAAGGTGAACCCGTCCTCGGTGATCCTCTCGGGCGTGATGATGTTCCGCCACATGGGTTGGAACGAGGCGGCGGACCTGATCGAGGCGGGGATCGAGCGCTCCATCTCCGAGTCGGTCGTCACCTACGACTTCGCCCGGCTCATGGACCCGCCGGTCGAGCCGGTGAGGTGCTCGGAGTTCGGGCAGGCGATCGTGGACCGGATGTCCTGACGCGGGTCGGGGCCGCGCGCGCGGAGCGCGCGCGGCCCCAGGGTGCGGTTCAGCTCGCCAGCGAGAACACGCGGCCCGCGTCATCGAGCCGGGCCGCGACGATATCCGCGCAGAGGCGCAGGGCCTCGGCTTCCTCCTTGAGCTGGTGCGAGGCGGGCGGCGGCCAGAGCGCCTCGACGCCCGTGGGCGCCGACGGTTCCGCGCCGGCCGCGTCGGTCTGCAGCTGGACGAGGGCCTCCCGGAGGGCGCCCATCTGCCGACGGACGTCCTCCGCGAGCACCTGCGCCCGCTTCAGGGCCTGCTTGGCCTGACGGCGCTCACGTGCCAGCTCGGTCAGGACTCCGGAGTGCCGGATGGTCCATCCGGCAACCGCGCCCGCCGTGACGCAGACGGTCGCACCGAGACCGCTCGTCCGCAGGAGTTGCCCAAGGATCTGATCGTTCACACGAACCCCCATCTGCTCGTCTTTCGCCCCGACGTCCCGGGCAGATGCGCATCCGTTTACTCGGCGCTCACCCTTCGCGCCTGTCTCCCCAACGGGGGTTCGAGCCCGGTCCCCCGAGGGTCGGTCTCAAGCCCCTCGGGGGAGGTTCCTCCCCCAGCCGGCGGGGCACGATCCGGACCTACGTGGCGGTGAACGAGCGGAGGAACCCGCCCATCGCGCGACGACGCTCGCGGACGTCCCAACCGGCGCCGCGCAGGGTCGCGATCGTCGTTCGGTCGAGGTGGCACCCTTGAGTAGCGCGCGACCAGAGGGGGTCCAGCCGCCGCAGGATCCCCGACGCGACGCGGCTCTTCGGCAGGACGTGCTCCACCCCGACGAGCCGCCCCCCGTCGGCGAGCACCCGCCTCATCTCGCCCGCTGCCCGTTGCGGGTCGCGCACGGAGCAGAGGACGAGCGTCGAGACGAGCGTGTCGAGGGCGGCGTCCCGGAACGGGAGCGCCTCGGCTTCCGCGCAGACCAGGCCGGCCCGCGAGGCGCGTCCGGATCCGCGTGCGTAC
It encodes:
- a CDS encoding DUF6328 family protein — translated: MTQRSERELDQEYEELLQELRVSMPGLQVLFAFLLILPFSDNFESVSAVERGVYFAAFLSAGIASPLLIGPSVMHRLRWRQHDKEGVLRISSRLAIAGAVFLALAIACSVYLVTSFVYATALAAVTTAVVAVITVSIWFVLPLVRARRDH
- the icd gene encoding NADP-dependent isocitrate dehydrogenase, whose product is MSFSDVTPPQGGTISISDGVLNVPDDPVLPYIRGDGTGPDIWNASQLVFDAAVEKAYGGSKKVTWFEVYAGQDAFDRFGTWLPDDTVEAFRTYLVGIKGPLTTPVGGGIRSLNVALRQMLDLYVCLRPVRWYRGVPSPVRHPEKVDMVIFRENTEDIYAGIEWEAETPEAKKVIEFVQDEMGMRKIRFPETSGIGIKPVSREGTERLVRAALNYAIANGRSSVTLVHKGNIMKFTEGAFRDWGYELTRKEYEGRAVGWDDCGGNPPSGQILVKDAIADIALQQVLTRPDEFDVIATMNLNGDYLSDALAAQVGGIGIAPGGNINYDTGHAVFEATHGTAPKYAGQDKVNPSSVILSGVMMFRHMGWNEAADLIEAGIERSISESVVTYDFARLMDPPVEPVRCSEFGQAIVDRMS